The Actinosynnema mirum DSM 43827 genomic interval GGCGAGGTGCTGCCAGGCGGCGCGCGGGTTGCGGCGGGCCAGGTCGTGCAGGTACTCGACGGGCGCCCCGGCGACCTCGTCGGCGCCGTGCCCGCAGAGGCGCGGCAGTGGACCCGGTGGCGCGCACGGCAGCGGTGCGGGCAGGTCGGTGGCGCGGGTCGTCGCCTTGCCGGTCGCGGCGTCGGTCGCGGCGTCGGTCGCGGCGTCGGTCGCGGTGAGCGCGCCACGCCGGTCGGCGAGCAGCCCGAGCACGGCCGCCCCGATCCCACCCGGTCCCGCGGTGACCGCGTCCCCGCGCAGCCGCACCGCCTCCTCCAGCGCTCGCCGCAGCCCCGCGGCCCCGTCCTCGATGCCGAGGACCGGTTCGGGCGGCGTCCACCACCGCCGGGTGCGCGTGCCGCCGTCCGAGCGCAGTTCGAGCGCGCTCCCCGCGGGAACGGCCGTGACACCGCGCCAGGGCGTGAGGTCGGCGAGCGGGTGCGGGAGCCGGTCGCCGAGCAGGAGGGCCGCGAGCACGTCCTCGTCGACGGGCGCGGACGCGGCGGCGGCGAGCACGTCGGCCCGGTCGCAGGCGAGGTCGACGCCGTCGACGCGCGCGTGGAACACCCGCCGAAGACCGGACGCCGTGCCCTGGACCCGGACGCCCCCGTCGACCGAGGCGCTGAGGTGGCAGCTGCCCGCCCGGACCCGGTCGAGCGCGGAGCCCCGGCCGACTGGAACCGCGAGCACGTCCAGGCCGAGTCGCACGGCGACTTCGGCGCCACCACCGGTCCCGGCGCCCCCGATCACCACCACCCCGTCCTCCTGCGACACGGGGGTCCCGCTCCCGACGACCCAGGGCCGCCCGGACCGGTGCGCGACGAGCACCGCGCCTCCCGGCAACCGCCGCAGCACCCGCCCGGCCCCCACCAGGTCGGGCAGGACCACGAACCAGGACGCGCTCCCCACACCCGACCTCCCGTCCGACGGCTTGCCGGTGCGCCCCACCCAACGCGAGCCTGCCCACCCCCACCACCGGGCGGCCCACGATGGGCCCCGCGGAGTGCCCCCGTTCAGCTCTCCCGTCCGGGTGAGGCGGTGCGGTTGCTCGGCCCTGGGCGGCCGGCCCCGCCACGCGTCCGTCACACGTGCGCGAAGCTCACCCGAGTCAGCTCCTCCGACACCTCCCACACCCGCCGGGCCTCGTCGTCCTTGTCGCGCAGGCGCGAGTACAGCTCCTGCGCGACGGGTGGGCCGCCGAGGTTGCCGGGGCCGCCGGGGCCGTAGAAGGGCGCGGGGTCCGGGGTGGTCGCGGCGAGGAGCGCGGGCAGGCCCGCCGTGTCCGGGGTGCCGACGAGCAGGCCGGTGGACGCCAGCAGGCGGATCAGGCGCCTGCCCGCCGTGTCGCCCGACCGGCCCAGTTCGGGGCGCGCGGCCAGCAGGCTCGTGGGTGCGATGCCGGGGTGGGACAGGGTGCTGGTCACGCCCCAGCCGCCCGCGCGGCTGCGCCTGGCCAGCTCCAGGCCGAACAGCCCTGCCGCGATCTTCGACTGGCTGTAGGCGCGCCGCCCGCTGTACGAGCGCTCCCAGTTCAGGTCGGCCCAGTTGATCGCGCCCTGGTTCGCCGCGACGCTCAGCTGCGTGGTCACCCGCGCCCGCCCGGCCCTGAGCAGCGGCATCAGGTGGGCGACCAGGGCGAAGTGGCCCAGGTGGTTGGTGCCGAGCTGGAGCTCGAAGCCGTCGGCGGTGGTCTGCCGCTCGGGTGGGGTCATCACGCCCGCGTTGTTGACCAGGAGGTGGATCGGCCTGCCCTCGGCGCGCAGCGCCTCGCCGAGCGCGGCGACCGAGTCCAGGGAGGACAGGTCGAGCGGGCGCAGGGAGGCGGTGGCGCCGGGGGCCCGCTCGCGGATCTCGGCGAGCGCGGCCTCGCCCTTGCGCTGGTTGCGGACGGGCAGCAGCACCTCGGCGCCCGCCGCCGCGAGCCTGGCGGCGATGCCCAGGCCGACGCCGTCGCTCGCCCCGGTGACGAGGGCGCGCCGTCCGGTGAGGTCGGGGAGGGTGAGGTCGATGGCGTTCGGCACTGGGCTCAACTCCGGGTGCTCGTCGGGACCTGCGGTGCCACCGAGGTTCGGCCGGTTCCCGGAGGCGGGCAACGGCGCGGTGGGCCTCGGATCGGCGATCCCCGGCTGGGAGAGGGGGATCGGCGATCCGTGGCTCGGCGGTGGGGTGAGGCGGTAAGAACGGGTGACGGCGGGAACGGGGAGGACGCGCGTGGTGATCGACCGGGCCGGGTTGGCCGAGTTCCTGCGGCGGCGCAGGGAGTCGCTCCAGCCCGAGGACGTCGGGCTCGCGCGCGGGGCGCGGCGCAGGACGAGCGGGTTGCGGCGGGAGGAGGTGGCGATGCTGTGCCACATGTCCGCGGACTACTACTCGCGGTTGGAGCGCGAGCGCGGGCCTCAGCCGTCCGAGCAGATGCTCGCCTCGATCGCGCAAGGGCTGCACCTGTCGCTCGCCGAGCGCGACCACCTGTTCCGGCTGGCGGGTCATCACCCGCCCGCGCGGGGCGCCACCGGGGAGCACATCAGTCCGGGGATGCTGCGGGTGTTCGACCGGTTGGGCGACACCCCGGCGGAGATCGTCACCGAACTGGGCGAGACGCTGCGGCAGACCCCGATGGGTGTCGCCCTGACCGGTGACACGACCCGGTACACGGGTCCGGCGCGCTCGCTGGGGTACCGGTGGTTCACCGATCCCGGGTACCGGAGGTTGTACGCGCCGGAGGACCACCACTACCTGTCACGGGTGTACGTGGCGGGTTCGCGGGAGGTGGCGACGTTGCGCGGCCCGGACTCGAGGGCGGCGCGGCTGGTGGGGCTGCTGCTGGAGCGCAGCGCGGAGTTCCGGGAGCTGTGGGAGGCGCACGAGGTGGGCCTGAAGCCGGACGGCGGCAAGCGCCTCGACCACCCCGCGCTGGGCAGGCTGGACCTGGAGTGCCAGACCCTGGTGGACCCGGTGCAGTCGCACCTGCTGCTGGTGTACACGGCGGTG includes:
- a CDS encoding asparagine synthase-related protein — translated: MGRTGKPSDGRSGVGSASWFVVLPDLVGAGRVLRRLPGGAVLVAHRSGRPWVVGSGTPVSQEDGVVVIGGAGTGGGAEVAVRLGLDVLAVPVGRGSALDRVRAGSCHLSASVDGGVRVQGTASGLRRVFHARVDGVDLACDRADVLAAAASAPVDEDVLAALLLGDRLPHPLADLTPWRGVTAVPAGSALELRSDGGTRTRRWWTPPEPVLGIEDGAAGLRRALEEAVRLRGDAVTAGPGGIGAAVLGLLADRRGALTATDAATDAATDAATGKATTRATDLPAPLPCAPPGPLPRLCGHGADEVAGAPVEYLHDLARRNPRAAWQHLAAHRARHRWAVADVLRGFADRRDHRAWLLDQARSLHDDAVPPLGWGAPPRLPPWVSVEAAAGVAALLRAHSDAAPLAPQRGRHSHLHRVRAVAASCRVAAQVGGGEFPFLDDRVVEACLAVRAEQRGAPWTRAPLLTAAVPDVAQPRENRTAAHPGGDRLDELVEDSPLTALGVVDPDAVRAQLAVPEPRWATALAHTLAVAAWRPGGAHERP
- a CDS encoding SDR family oxidoreductase yields the protein MPNAIDLTLPDLTGRRALVTGASDGVGLGIAARLAAAGAEVLLPVRNQRKGEAALAEIRERAPGATASLRPLDLSSLDSVAALGEALRAEGRPIHLLVNNAGVMTPPERQTTADGFELQLGTNHLGHFALVAHLMPLLRAGRARVTTQLSVAANQGAINWADLNWERSYSGRRAYSQSKIAAGLFGLELARRSRAGGWGVTSTLSHPGIAPTSLLAARPELGRSGDTAGRRLIRLLASTGLLVGTPDTAGLPALLAATTPDPAPFYGPGGPGNLGGPPVAQELYSRLRDKDDEARRVWEVSEELTRVSFAHV
- a CDS encoding helix-turn-helix transcriptional regulator — encoded protein: MIDRAGLAEFLRRRRESLQPEDVGLARGARRRTSGLRREEVAMLCHMSADYYSRLERERGPQPSEQMLASIAQGLHLSLAERDHLFRLAGHHPPARGATGEHISPGMLRVFDRLGDTPAEIVTELGETLRQTPMGVALTGDTTRYTGPARSLGYRWFTDPGYRRLYAPEDHHYLSRVYVAGSREVATLRGPDSRAARLVGLLLERSAEFRELWEAHEVGLKPDGGKRLDHPALGRLDLECQTLVDPVQSHLLLVYTAVPGSETHEKLRLLAAVDPVDPTRAVDPVVTAAARTDAVDA